In the Ilumatobacteraceae bacterium genome, one interval contains:
- a CDS encoding CGNR zinc finger domain-containing protein, whose amino-acid sequence MFVRADSLDEELRVTVDAAMELANVIADDEPDLADRVRAVLVDHDFVRARTASQVEIEAFVDRSVPLARLFGSLPGLELVDAVTQVNGALESCAIAPSLSSHDGFALHIHWTSATTPFAHQVAVDLLMGLAQTLCDHGVDRFGRCAASGCEHVFYDSTKNRSRRFCSDQRCASRTHTAAHRARRSREG is encoded by the coding sequence ATGTTCGTCCGTGCCGACTCGCTCGACGAGGAACTCAGGGTGACGGTCGACGCCGCGATGGAGTTGGCCAACGTCATCGCCGACGACGAGCCGGACCTCGCGGATCGGGTTCGAGCGGTGTTGGTCGATCACGACTTCGTGCGCGCGCGGACGGCGAGCCAGGTCGAGATCGAGGCGTTCGTCGACCGGTCGGTGCCGCTCGCCCGGCTGTTCGGTTCGCTACCAGGGCTCGAACTCGTCGACGCGGTCACGCAGGTCAACGGGGCACTCGAGTCCTGCGCTATCGCTCCGTCGTTGAGCTCACACGACGGCTTCGCCCTGCACATCCATTGGACGTCGGCGACGACGCCGTTCGCCCACCAGGTCGCCGTCGACCTCCTCATGGGCCTCGCCCAGACGCTGTGCGACCACGGCGTCGACCGCTTCGGGCGGTGCGCGGCGTCGGGGTGCGAGCACGTCTTCTACGACTCGACCAAGAACCGTTCGCGACGGTTCTGCTCCGACCAGCGATGCGCGAGCCGAACGCACACCGCTGCGCATCGCGCCCGTCGGTCGCGCGAGGGTTGA
- a CDS encoding pseudouridine synthase — MAAPPPDGPEPEPPLWEQLAARHQQLPGGERLQKVLASTGWGSRRVCEELIAEGRVRVNGEVAALGRRVDAENDLIEVDGAPVGVRPGLVYYLLNKPAGVVTTAKDTHGRKTVVDLVPSEPRVFPVGRLDADTEGLLLLTNDGDITHRITHPSHGVEKEYLVHVKGRLTAGQLRQLRDGVELDDGVTSPAQASQPAPGIIRLTIHEGRNRQVRRMCEAIGHPVMRLVRTRVGPITDRSLRPGDWRELSTAERRALTEAVAEQGRRYDSGS; from the coding sequence ATGGCAGCCCCTCCGCCTGACGGCCCCGAGCCCGAGCCGCCGCTCTGGGAACAACTCGCCGCCCGACATCAACAGCTGCCCGGTGGCGAGCGGCTCCAGAAGGTGCTGGCGTCGACGGGATGGGGAAGCCGTCGCGTCTGCGAGGAACTGATCGCCGAAGGGCGGGTGCGGGTCAATGGCGAGGTCGCGGCGCTCGGCCGTCGGGTCGACGCCGAGAACGACCTGATCGAGGTCGACGGTGCACCGGTCGGCGTCCGCCCGGGTCTCGTGTACTACCTGCTCAACAAGCCGGCCGGTGTGGTCACCACGGCCAAGGACACCCACGGGCGCAAGACCGTGGTCGATCTGGTGCCGTCGGAACCCCGGGTGTTCCCGGTCGGGCGACTCGACGCCGACACCGAAGGCCTGCTGCTGCTGACCAACGACGGCGACATCACCCATCGCATCACGCACCCCAGCCACGGCGTCGAGAAGGAATACCTGGTGCACGTCAAGGGCCGACTGACCGCAGGTCAGCTGCGCCAGTTGCGCGACGGCGTCGAACTCGACGACGGCGTCACCTCGCCGGCACAGGCGTCGCAGCCGGCGCCGGGCATCATCCGTCTCACGATCCACGAGGGGCGCAACCGCCAGGTCCGGCGGATGTGCGAAGCGATCGGGCACCCGGTGATGCGGCTGGTACGGACCCGTGTCGGACCGATCACCGACCGATCGCTGCGCCCCGGTGACTGGCGCGAGTTGAGCACGGCCGAGCGGCGAGCGTTGACCGAAGCCGTGGCCGAACAGGGCCGCCGGTACGATTCCGGATCGTGA
- a CDS encoding prephenate dehydrogenase/arogenate dehydrogenase family protein, which translates to MTRQRTANVIGLGLVGGSVALGLRQRGWRVHGDDARPDTVARAVELEVIDAGGLDPDAEITFVAVPVLAIADSVKRALGETTGLVTDVGSVKGPIAAACVDERFIGGHPMAGSELDGLAGADGDMFNGAIWVLTPDEGTDDRALAAVSGVLRSLGAEVVALTAERHDQVVAVVSHVPHLAAATLMQLASDRAEEHAALLRLAAGGFRDMTRIASGHPDIWLDICTQNRPAIVTALDGLIGRLSEIREIVDADDREALQTALSAARDARTNLPGRVAHPENVAEVRIPIPDRTGAAAEVFTLAADLGVNIANFEVVHMPESNRGVAVVLVDAASSDVFRGGLIARGFKPAVTPLV; encoded by the coding sequence GTGACACGGCAACGCACCGCCAACGTGATCGGCCTCGGGCTGGTCGGTGGATCGGTCGCGCTCGGACTCCGGCAGCGGGGTTGGCGGGTCCACGGCGACGATGCCCGACCCGACACGGTCGCCCGTGCGGTCGAACTCGAGGTCATCGACGCCGGTGGTTTGGATCCCGACGCCGAGATCACCTTCGTCGCGGTGCCGGTGCTCGCGATTGCCGACTCGGTCAAGCGGGCGCTCGGCGAGACGACCGGACTCGTCACCGACGTCGGCTCGGTCAAGGGGCCGATCGCCGCTGCCTGCGTCGACGAGCGCTTCATCGGCGGCCATCCGATGGCGGGCAGCGAACTCGACGGTCTCGCCGGTGCCGACGGCGACATGTTCAACGGCGCGATCTGGGTGCTGACACCCGACGAGGGCACCGACGACCGAGCACTCGCCGCGGTGTCCGGCGTGCTGCGCTCGCTCGGGGCCGAGGTCGTGGCGCTGACCGCCGAGCGACACGACCAGGTGGTCGCCGTCGTGAGTCATGTTCCGCACCTCGCGGCCGCGACGCTGATGCAGTTGGCGTCCGACCGCGCCGAAGAGCACGCAGCGCTGCTGCGACTCGCCGCCGGTGGTTTCCGCGACATGACCCGGATCGCGTCGGGGCATCCCGACATCTGGCTCGACATCTGCACGCAGAACCGACCGGCGATCGTGACCGCCCTCGACGGTCTGATCGGGCGTCTGTCCGAGATTCGTGAGATCGTCGATGCCGACGACCGCGAGGCGCTCCAAACGGCCCTCTCGGCCGCCAGGGATGCCCGCACGAACCTGCCGGGGCGCGTGGCGCATCCCGAGAACGTCGCCGAGGTCCGGATCCCGATTCCCGACCGCACCGGCGCTGCCGCCGAGGTGTTCACCCTCGCGGCCGACCTCGGGGTCAACATCGCCAACTTCGAGGTGGTCCACATGCCCGAGAGCAATCGGGGTGTCGCCGTGGTACTGGTCGATGCCGCCTCGAGCGACGTGTTCCGTGGCGGCCTGATCGCCCGCGGGTTCAAGCCAGCGGTCACCCCGCTCGTCTGA
- a CDS encoding ScpA family protein, whose product MSIDVHTPIYDGPFDLLLQLILKEQVDLYEIDLSHIVDAYLAELEKLQTLDLDLATEFLLIAATLVELKTRRLLPGQTDMDLDEEFALWEERDLLLARLIECKTFKDVAQIFHRLADEADLSFPRTVGPDERFAELMPDLLEGTSLRRFQSAAIRALTPTPEPIVDLFHVNPIKVTVADAVAELIDELPRAGRISFRRLTADLADRIEVIVRFLAVLELFKQGFVEIDQPERFGDIEVEWCGGDAEAAAESILIDAYEG is encoded by the coding sequence ATGTCCATCGACGTGCACACGCCCATCTACGACGGGCCCTTCGACCTGCTCCTGCAGCTGATCCTGAAAGAACAGGTCGACCTGTACGAGATCGACCTGTCGCACATCGTCGACGCGTACCTGGCCGAGCTCGAGAAGTTGCAGACCCTCGATCTCGACCTCGCCACCGAGTTCCTGTTGATCGCGGCCACGCTCGTCGAACTCAAGACTCGACGACTGCTGCCCGGTCAGACCGACATGGACCTCGACGAGGAGTTCGCACTCTGGGAGGAGCGCGACCTGCTGCTCGCCCGCCTCATCGAGTGCAAGACCTTCAAAGACGTCGCCCAGATCTTCCATCGGCTGGCCGACGAGGCCGACCTGTCGTTCCCTCGCACGGTCGGGCCCGACGAGCGATTCGCCGAGCTCATGCCCGACCTGCTCGAAGGCACGAGCCTGCGCCGCTTCCAGAGCGCCGCGATCCGGGCGCTCACGCCGACACCGGAACCGATCGTCGACCTGTTCCACGTCAACCCGATCAAGGTCACGGTCGCCGACGCGGTCGCCGAACTGATCGACGAGCTCCCACGGGCGGGCCGGATCTCCTTCCGGCGGCTGACGGCCGACCTCGCCGACCGCATCGAAGTGATCGTTCGATTCCTGGCGGTGCTCGAGCTGTTCAAACAGGGTTTCGTCGAGATCGACCAGCCCGAGCGGTTCGGCGACATCGAGGTCGAGTGGTGCGGCGGCGATGCCGAGGCCGCCGCCGAGAGCATCCTGATCGACGCCTACGAGGGCTGA
- the scpB gene encoding SMC-Scp complex subunit ScpB, with protein sequence MSDELLPVEEQIAAFKRAIEAVIMVSHDPVPPELLAQLLEQPVSSVEQWCEQLAADYVEQQRGFELRRVAGGFRYQTHPEQTPYVERFVLHDQKARLSGAALETLAIIAYKQPISRAQVASIRGVDPDGVIRTLQARGYIDEAGRDTGPGQAVLFGTTAQFLEKLGIDTLDDLPPIAEFIPDADVVEALEHGLRVDTSDGSPSA encoded by the coding sequence ATGTCGGACGAGTTGTTGCCGGTCGAGGAGCAGATCGCCGCGTTCAAGCGAGCGATCGAAGCGGTGATCATGGTGTCGCACGACCCGGTGCCCCCCGAACTGTTGGCGCAACTGCTCGAACAACCGGTCAGCTCGGTCGAGCAGTGGTGCGAGCAGCTGGCGGCCGACTACGTCGAGCAGCAGCGCGGGTTCGAGCTCCGGCGTGTCGCCGGCGGGTTCCGCTATCAGACGCACCCCGAGCAGACCCCGTACGTCGAGCGGTTCGTGCTCCACGATCAGAAGGCCCGATTGTCGGGCGCCGCACTCGAGACGCTCGCGATCATCGCCTACAAGCAGCCGATCTCGCGGGCACAGGTCGCATCGATCCGGGGCGTCGACCCCGATGGCGTGATCCGCACCCTCCAGGCGCGGGGGTACATCGACGAAGCAGGTCGCGACACCGGACCGGGCCAGGCCGTGCTGTTCGGGACGACCGCTCAGTTCCTCGAGAAGCTCGGTATCGACACGTTGGACGACCTGCCGCCGATCGCCGAGTTCATCCCCGACGCCGATGTCGTCGAGGCACTCGAGCACGGACTCCGGGTCGATACGAGCGATGGCAGCCCCTCCGCCTGA